A stretch of DNA from Bacteroidales bacterium:
GACTGAAAAGGCTAACATCTAAATACTTTTTGATTAATGGGTGCGTAGTTGATTTTAAAAATTTTTCTAAATCAATTATCTTTTTAACCCCATTATCGAAAACGACCTCTAACTGATAGCCGTTTAAATGCTTAATCGAATCTATTCTCATTTTTTAACGGATTTTTGATTGTTTGTTTTGTAACCTTGATTTTTTCAAATAAAATACTGCTCCCAGCGATAAACAATTTCCATCTTGTAAATTTCGATAAATTATTTTAGCTGCTTTAATTTGGCTTCTGGAAATTTGCCCTTAACAGGAACGTAAGTTGTACGATATATTTTACCATCGTTGGCTGTTTCAGATTATAAAGATACAAATTTCCGAAATCAATTCACAACCCTTATTAATTATCAACTAACGAGTTGTATCATCAATTAGTGATACTTTCATGATTTTCTTGCAGGATTTTGAAAATCTATTGTTATATTTGCTCAACTCTTGATTTGTTGTTCAAGATTGGTGAGAACGGTTTGCCATTTGTCTAACAGGTCAAGAGTTTTTATTTTATCGCTCCGCAATAATAGTTCCGTTATCTTTTTGCTAGATTTTGAAAAATAAATGTTATATTTGCATATCTCTTGATTTGTTGAGCGACGTTGGCGCATATAGAGCGCCATTTTCTCAAAAGATCAAGAGATTTTTTATCTCTCTACTACAACAGCAATAACAATCTTAGTCACGGTTTAATCGAAAACCGCAAACTCTCTTCAACAGAAGTAAACTGAAAATCAAGCATTTGTCGAACCTTCTTGTTCGAATACTTCGACTTATTGAAAATAAACATCATATTCGAGAATGAGATAAAAGCCCCTTTACCTATTAGAAAGCCAAAGAGCAAAATAAAAGGGTAGGAGAGGTAGTTCATCCACGGGTAGATAGGAATAAATGGTTTTCGCTTTTCAAGAAGTTCTGCCATAATTTCAAATGCTTGCCTGAACGTTATATCTTCGGAATTTGCAATAAAACGTTCGCCGTTCAAATCTGTTTCGAGCATTAGCTTAATCATAATTTTTGCAACATCGCGTGCGTCAACGTATCCAATCATTCCGTTGGTGTAAAATGGAAGCCCTTTGCTAACTAAACTAATAATCTGTCCACCAATGCCATCAAGCTGGTCGGGACCGAGAATAATTGAGGGACATACTATATTTAGCCTTATACCATGTTCCATGGCGCGCATAACTTCAACTTCGCCACGATGTTTGCTAATTGCGTATGCACCTTGACCTTTGTCACCTTCCCAAGCGCATGTTTCAT
This window harbors:
- a CDS encoding NAD-dependent epimerase/dehydratase family protein, translating into MPHNKNSDKQSTSILVTGGTGMLGANVLEQLTRKGFSVRATKRPTSSFKLIHKVFERSAENPVEQFNRIEWVEADLLNAEQMLNATRNIRLVFHAGAMVSFSPKNSKEIIHTNQQGTANLVDACIANGVKEICYVSSIAALGKAKNGEAIDETCAWEGDKGQGAYAISKHRGEVEVMRAMEHGIRLNIVCPSIILGPDQLDGIGGQIISLVSKGLPFYTNGMIGYVDARDVAKIMIKLMLETDLNGERFIANSEDITFRQAFEIMAELLEKRKPFIPIYPWMNYLSYPFILLFGFLIGKGAFISFSNMMFIFNKSKYSNKKVRQMLDFQFTSVEESLRFSIKP
- a CDS encoding DUF2442 domain-containing protein; protein product: MRIDSIKHLNGYQLEVVFDNGVKKIIDLEKFLKSTTHPLIKKYLDVSLFSQVYIDSQGSPCWGDNDFDINPQSIINDEFTIFD